Proteins encoded in a region of the Tripterygium wilfordii isolate XIE 37 chromosome 21, ASM1340144v1, whole genome shotgun sequence genome:
- the LOC119987942 gene encoding TIR-only protein-like, translating to MQRYIPSSPPPAANNLYRKILKTQQQFITINNRPPPCDVFINHRGIDTKRTIAGLLYHHLQRLRLNPFLDSKNMKPGDNLFHKIDSAIGRSKLGVAVFSPRYCDSYFCLHELALIMESKKKVIPIFCDVKPSELRVVDNGSCEAKEIQRFKWALEEAKYTVGLTFDSQRGDWSEFLTEATDAVIKNLLEVEGEGEGGRRIRKYVVQGLLK from the exons ATGCAGCGTTACATtccatcatcaccaccaccagcaGCCAACAACTTGTACCGCAAAATCTTGAAAACCCAACAACAATTCATCACAATCAATAACCGACCACCACCGTGTGACGTCTTCATTAACCACCGCGGGATCGATACCAAGAGGACCATTGCGGGGCTACTCTACCATCACTTGCAGCGGCTTAGGCTAAACCCATTTTTGGACAGCAAGAATATGAAGCCAGGAGACAACTTGTTCCACAAAATCGATTCGGCTATTGGAAGATCTAAGCTTGGTGTTGCTGTGTTTTCGCCCAGATATTGTGACTCCTACTTTTGTCTCCATGAGTTGGCCTTGATTATGGAGAGTAAGAAGAAAGTTATACCCATATTTTGTGATGTCAAGCCGTCGGAATTGAGAGTTGTCGACAATGGGAGCTGTGAAGCTAAGGAGATTCAGAGATTCAAATGGGCTCTTGAGGAGGCTAAGTACACGGTCGGACTCACATTTGATTCCCAAAGAGG GGATTGGTCGGAGTTCTTAACGGAGGCGACCGATGCGGTGataaagaacttgttggaggtggaaggggaaggagaaggaggaaGAAGGATTCGTAAATATGTTGTGCAAGGATTACTAAAATGA
- the LOC119988590 gene encoding NAC transcription factor 25-like, producing the protein MESTNSSSGSQHHPNLLPGFRFHPTDEELVVHYLKKKAASAPLPVSIIADVDLYKFDPWELPSKATFGEHEWYFFTPRDRKYPNGARPNRAATSGYWKATGTDKPILTANGTQKVGVKKALVFYGGKPPKGIKTNWIMHEYRLVDNSPSSNPAPPDLGNNKKGSLRLDDWVLCRIYKKNNTQRPMDRDKDDAMECMLAALPTCSADRQTKNSSISTASYGSLLDNEENFFGGMLTGGGGGDQGMQNSTTVSQLASSSSSRANMSLIVSASNVAKRTFASQYWNETKRFHGDLNSCGGTTGNEENNSFVSLLNQIPQSSNGFHANTLLGSLGDGALTPQFNLTTMNWNS; encoded by the exons ATGGAGAGCACCAATTCCTCCTCCGGGTCGCAACACCACCCCAACCTCCTACCGGGTTTCCGGTTCCACCCCACCGACGAAGAGCTCGTCGTTCACTACCTCAAGAAGAAAGCCGCCTCCGCTCCTCTACCCGTCAGCATCATCGCCGACGTTGATCTCTATAAATTCGATCCATGGGAGCTCCCAA GTAAGGCCACGTTTGGGGAGCACGAGTGGTATTTTTTCACTCCGAGAGACCGGAAGTACCCGAACGGTGCGAGACCGAATCGGGCTGCGACATCCGGGTACTGGAAAGCAACGGGTACTGATAAGCCAATATTAACAGCAAATGGTACACAAAAGGTCGGTGTGAAGAAGGCACTGGTTTTCTATGGCGGTAAACCCCCAAAAGGGATTAAAACCAATTGGATTATGCATGAATACCGTCTAGTCGACAATAGTCCCAGCTCAAACCCTGCACCTCCTGATTTGGGCAACAACAAGAAAGGCTCGTTGAGG CTTGATGATTGGGTTTTGTGCCGGATTTACAAGAAGAACAACACACAGAGACCAATGGACAGGGACAAAGATGATGCTATGGAGTGTATGCTTGCAGCACTGCCTACTTGTAGCGCTGATAGACAGACAAAGAATAGTAGTATTAGTACTGCAAGTTATGGTTCATTGCTTGATAATGAAGAGAATTTCTTTGGAGGAATGTTgacaggaggaggaggaggagatcaAGGAATGCAAAATAGCACAACTGTTTCACAATTAGCCTCTTCATCATCGTCGAGGGCTAATATGTCCTTGATTGTTTCGGCCTCTAATGTGGCTAAGCGCACATTTGCGTCGCAATACTGGAATGAAACTAAGCGATTCCATGGTGATCTTAACAGTTGTGGTGGCACTACTGGGAATGAAGAGAATAACAGTTTTGTTTCTTTGCTTAATCAGATTCCACAGAGCAGTAATGGTTTTCATGCGAATACGCTTCTTGGATCTCTTGGCGATGGTGCGTTGACACCACAGTTTAACCTTACCACCATGAATTGGAACTCATAG